The following are encoded in a window of Fulvia fulva chromosome 7, complete sequence genomic DNA:
- a CDS encoding Dehydrogenase — protein sequence MSNMSLYGSMRHGLEHATYRQLAIGVAGGAFVLWVLGKVLREVSHLLFPNVIPGEPNTPLLATPRPNKDSATAEDLKTTRRYDYIIIGGGTAGCVLANRLTEDPNTTVLVIEAGHSDLKQIFSRIPAGFGRLFSTAADWAFYTKKDTGCNDRQLFWPRGKMLGGCSAINAMIYNKGAAEDYDEWERLGNKGWGWYNVEEYSRKAEGFQQSPRSKLSAEDLVDHGRSGPWQTGYCIMAPLCGVFLDACEAVGIPKIADFNSRKGMLGASQFQTFIDSKGQRSSTAVAYLTKDVASRSNLSIATGQIVTKIVFDKSGAKPRAVGIEMGSSKASPIRYVVKARKEVILSAGAVQSPQILKLSGIGPAAELKQHNIPLIKDLLGVGTNLADHLCGIMVFESREKSLQYLVDTVKGIPPLIEWLRHGTGPMTTNVGEAGCFLNVAQRPDCPPSLQHNDLSSHPNAPDLELLVGALAYINHGKTLAPATKDYFSIGPIMLRPESRGSITLASSSPFDAPIIDANYLATQHDRDMMTYGMKLARDVAASAPFKQAFGSWYCPKNVEKMSDNELLETVRDHGETIYHPMCTNKMGNVEDETAVVDAELKVHGVEGLRVVDASVFPMPVACHPCAPVVMVAERAADLVKGRGTIKEIP from the exons ATGTCGAACATGTCGCTCTATGGCAGCATGAGGCATGGCCTTGAGCATGCTACGTACCGACAGCTTGCAATTGGCGTTGCGGGTGGTGCTTTTGTGCTTTGGGTTTTGGGGAAGGTGCTGAGGGAGGTGTCGCATTTGTTGTTTCCAAA TGTCATCCCCGGCGAACCCAACACGCCCCTCCTCGCCACGCCTCGCCCAAACAAAGACTCAGCCACCGCCGAAGACCTCAAAACCACTCGACGATACGACTACATCATCATTGGTGGCGGAACCGCTGGATGCGTACTCGCCAACCGCCTGACAGAAGACCCCAACACCACCGTCCTCGTCATCGAAGCAGGCCACTCCGACTTGAAGCAGATCTTCTCCCGCATCCCAGCAGGTTTCGGGCGTCTGTTCAGTACAGCAGCCGACTGGGCTTTCTACACCAAAAAAGACACGGGCTGCAATGATCGTCAACTGTTCTGGCCGAGAGGCAAGATGCTTGGTGGGTGTAGCGCTATCAATGCTATGATCTATAACAAGGGAGCTGCTGAAGACTATGATGAGTGGGAGAGGCTTGGGAACAAGGGCTGGGGATGGTATAATGTTGAGGAGTATTCGAGGAAGGCGGAGGGTTTCCAGCAAAGTCCGAGGTCGAAGCTGAGTGCTGAGGATTTGGTCGATCATGGTCGCAGTGGACCTTGGCAGACTGGGTATTGTATTATGGCGCCGCTTTGCGGTGTCTTTCTGGATGCGTGTGAGGCGGTGGGGATTCCTAAGATTGCCGACTTCAACTCGAGGAAGGGGATGTTGGGAGCTTCGCAGTTCCAGACGTTCATTGATTCGAAGGGTCAGCGGTCGAGCACGGCGGTGGCCTATCTGACGAAGGACGTTGCCAGCCGATCGAACTTGAGCATTGCTACTGGACAGATCGTGACGAAGATCGTCTTTGACAAGTCCGGTGCGAAGCCTCGCGCTGTTGGAATCGAAATGGGATCTTCCAAGGCCAGCCCAATTCGATACGTTGTCAAGGCTAGGAAAGAGGTCATCTTGTCCGCCGGAGCAGTCCAGTCTCCCCAGATTCTCAAGCTCTCTGGAATCGGCCCAGCAGCAGAACTCAAACAACACAACATCCCCCTCATCAAAGACCTCCTCGGCGTCGGCACCAACCTCGCCGACCACCTCTGCGGCATCATGGTCTTCGAATCCCGCGAAAAATCCCTCCAATACCTCGTCGACACGGTCAAAGGCATCCCACCCCTGATCGAATGGCTCCGCCACGGCACAGGCCCCATGACAAccaacgtaggcgaagcaGGCTGCTTCCTCAACGTCGCCCAACGACCCGACTGCCCCCCCTCCCTGCAACACAACGACCTCTCCTCCCACCCCAACGCCCCCGATCTCGAGCTCCTCGTCGGCGCACTCGCCTACATCAACCACGGCAAGACTCTCGCCCCGGCTACCAAGGACTACTTCTCCATCGGCCCTATCATGCTCCGCCCCGAATCGCGCGGGAGCATCACTCTCGCGTCCTCTTCCCCCTTCGACGCGCCCATCATCGACGCAAACTACCTCGCTACCCAACACGACCGCGACATGATGACGTACGGCATGAAACTCGCCCGCGACGTCGCGGCTTCGGCACCGTTTAAGCAAGCGTTCGGATCATGGTACTGTCCTAAGAATGTCGAGAAAATGAGTGATAACGAGTTACTAGAGACTGTGAGGGATCATGGCGAGACGATTTATCATCCCATGTGTACGAACAAGATGGGAAATGTAGAGGATGAGACGGCCGTGGTGGATGCGGAGTTGAAGGTTCATGGGGTGGAGGGATTGAGAGTGGTGGATGCGAGTGTGTTCCCGATGCCGGTGGCGTGTCATCCGTGTGCGCCGGTTGTTATGGTGGCGGAAAGGGCGGCGGATCTTGTGAAGGGGAGGGGGACGATTAAGGAGATTCCTTAG
- a CDS encoding Ecp29 produces MAGFLATALLLAANLATVHGNYCTFYSDDKCTSQVGSVNYEAGNENCLFNSGHFIDCDIKGINYGIEQYPRHQCGGNPKGYFGFDGTCTDIAAIASREYQYKLYISGITTRATSGGVNKTEGTLPFPVDEPPEPQAQSSLNYVEGLTAKDKAALEKRADTCEARIEFYYGNECKGPAAVFDEQVPVLGPKDSNYMSPCHNDGLYGRYVTKRSTCDVVLWDGDNCTGKPQDLFTEPLGCRVVHGEDYTVRSWQWRCDVDACNDQFGT; encoded by the coding sequence ATGGCCGGCTTCCTAGCAACAGCTTTGCTCCTCGCTGCAAATTTGGCGACTGTCCACGGCAACTACTGTACCTTCTATTCGGACGACAAATGCACAAGTCAGGTTGGAAGCGTCAATTATGAGGCAGGCAACGAAAACTGCCTATTCAATTCTGGTCATTTCATCGACTGCGACATCAAGGGCATAAACTACGGGATCGAGCAATATCCGCGACACCAATGCGGCGGCAACCCTAAAGGCTATTTTGGCTTCGACGGAACCTGCACAGACATTGCAGCAATTGCCAGCCGGGAATATCAATACAAGCTCTATATCAGCGGCATTACGACGAGGGCTACTTCTGGCGGTGTCAACAAGACTGAGGGGACCTTGCCGTTTCCAGTCGACGAGCCACCGGAGCCACAAGCCCAGTCTTCGTTGAACTATGTTGAAGGTTTGACTGCAAAGGATAAAGCCGCTCTAGAGAAGCGTGCCGACACCTGCGAAGCTAGGATTGAGTTCTACTACGGTAACGAGTGTAAAGGACCTGCGGCTGTGTTTGATGAACAGGTGCCAGTCCTCGGACCTAAGGATTCTAATTACATGTCTCCCTGCCACAATGATGGCCTGTACGGGAGGTATGTTACGAAACGAAGCACTTGCGACGTGGTCCTGTGGGATGGGGACAATTGCACAGGGAAACCACAAGACCTTTTCACCGAACCACTCGGATGTAGAGTCGTCCATGGGGAAGATTACACGGTGCGTTCGTGGCAATGGAGATGTGACGTGGATGCTTGCAACGATCAGTTTGGTACGTGA
- a CDS encoding Non-histone chromosomal protein 6, protein MPKEKATTRGSKKAVDKSAGGKKKKDPNMPKRGLSAYMFFANEQRDKVRDDNPGIKFGEVGKQLGERWKALSEKQKAPYEAKAAADKKRYEEEKAAYTAGGDEEEDEE, encoded by the exons ATGCCAAAGGAGAAGGCAACCACCCGTGGCTCCAAGAAGGCCGTTGACAAGTCGGCTGGCGGCAAGAAGAAGAAGG ACCCAAACATGCCAAAGCGTGGTCTTTCAGCATACATGTTCTTCGCCAACGAGCAACGTGACAAGGTTCGCGACGACAACCCAGGCATCAAGTTCG GCGAGGTTGGTAAGCAACTTGGCGAGAGATGGAAGGCCCTTTCCGAGAAGCAGAAGGCTCCATATGAGGCCAAGGCTGCCGCCGACAAGAAGCGCTACGAAGAGGAGAAGGCTGCCTACACTGCC GGCGGTGACGAGGAGGAAGACGAGGAGTAG